The uncultured Methanomethylovorans sp. genome contains a region encoding:
- a CDS encoding glycerophosphodiester phosphodiesterase, translated as MVEIEKLLKDSWEIFQKNIVAFIVGTLIAGIGSILIVTIAPLFYGVVYMAVKGIKGEKVEIADVFAGFKVSGAFVQSWIVVIVYLVLMIAGSMLLGRIGGIIGILLIYALPLLVMREYKGADALKENFELIQKYPADTAIVFLIFFALNYIGSLIIIGALITFPLSMIGYTLTAKHLAGNSQPAAYIEG; from the coding sequence ATGGTGGAAATAGAGAAACTTTTGAAAGATAGCTGGGAAATCTTCCAGAAGAATATTGTTGCATTTATCGTTGGTACGCTCATAGCAGGTATAGGATCAATACTTATTGTAACCATTGCACCGTTGTTCTACGGCGTAGTGTATATGGCTGTGAAAGGAATAAAAGGCGAAAAGGTAGAAATTGCTGATGTCTTTGCAGGATTTAAAGTTTCTGGAGCCTTTGTACAGAGTTGGATAGTAGTAATCGTTTATCTGGTATTGATGATCGCTGGCTCCATGCTGTTGGGAAGAATTGGAGGCATTATTGGAATACTACTAATCTATGCTTTGCCATTGCTGGTAATGAGAGAATACAAAGGAGCAGATGCACTCAAAGAGAACTTTGAATTGATACAAAAATATCCCGCAGACACTGCAATTGTGTTCCTTATATTCTTTGCACTTAATTATATTGGCAGCCTTATTATCATTGGCGCACTTATCACGTTCCCGCTTAGTATGATCGGATATACCCTTACAGCAAAGCACCTCGCAGGCAACAGCCAACCAGCAGCTTACATAGAGGGATAA
- a CDS encoding glycerophosphodiester phosphodiesterase yields the protein MEIEALLKDSWEIFQNNMVAYIVGALITIFGSIIIITSAPLAYGLTYMAAKGARGETVEIADVFAGFKPDKFIQSWILFLIIMIPIFIGFLLLVIPGIIIGIAFSIIFLYALPLMVLKDLGAVDALKESLEIAKANLQDTIILVVIVMILNAIGSAIWIGTILTMPFSVLLLILALPKVTSATST from the coding sequence ATGGAGATAGAAGCACTCTTAAAAGATAGTTGGGAGATATTCCAAAATAATATGGTTGCTTATATTGTTGGTGCGCTTATAACAATTTTCGGATCGATTATTATTATAACATCTGCCCCATTAGCCTATGGCTTAACCTACATGGCAGCAAAGGGAGCGAGAGGAGAAACCGTAGAAATAGCTGATGTCTTTGCAGGATTTAAGCCCGATAAGTTCATACAGAGCTGGATATTGTTCCTGATAATAATGATACCCATATTTATAGGGTTCTTGCTCTTGGTTATTCCTGGCATAATAATAGGCATAGCTTTCAGTATCATTTTCCTGTATGCCCTGCCATTGATGGTGCTTAAGGACCTTGGAGCTGTAGATGCACTGAAAGAAAGCCTGGAAATAGCAAAGGCCAACCTACAAGACACTATAATACTGGTTGTAATAGTAATGATACTCAATGCAATCGGCAGTGCGATCTGGATCGGAACGATCCTTACGATGCCCTTTAGTGTGTTATTGCTTATCCTTGCACTTCCAAAGGTAACCAGTGCAACATCCACTTAA
- a CDS encoding TM2 domain-containing protein — protein MTEVEKKLDEMFCSSCGQIIKKEAEICPKCGVRQNTAPSSYRKKDKTTAGILAILLGGIGVHKFYLGEIGLGILYLCFSWTFIPSIVGFIEGIIYLTKSDEEFEAKYG, from the coding sequence ATGACAGAGGTCGAAAAGAAATTAGATGAAATGTTTTGTAGCTCTTGCGGACAAATAATAAAGAAAGAGGCAGAAATCTGCCCTAAATGCGGAGTAAGGCAAAATACAGCCCCTTCATCTTATAGAAAGAAGGACAAGACTACAGCCGGGATATTAGCGATTCTCCTTGGGGGAATCGGCGTACATAAATTTTATCTTGGAGAAATTGGACTGGGGATACTATACTTATGTTTCAGCTGGACATTTATACCCAGTATAGTCGGGTTTATTGAAGGTATAATTTATTTAACAAAATCTGACGAAGAGTTTGAAGCAAAGTACGGATAA
- a CDS encoding FlaD/FlaE family flagellar protein, with the protein MSKLPWEQPGQKKGQEPNTNTPAGAPPFAAGAPIPDLFQKAFSGEVIQETSISPLPQENNSSQPPSNMAPPLFSMEMPDLNSLQSNHKPLTNLNPSSVIGGKQESLPSFLSQGPQVTFPGPGAPSADVKDSSKSQNAKKKQLPLFEMAVSDDSVKDGNSVPSTTNAIISPFLSGLSTPSPMLNESEKPNLPLFPAPAENTISSPFIQNTQVLGDVTPPPQNITPASVQFLPFSSIQASTSPIPPAIVSGPGNPFEATSSGSVAPVFPGGPSFDAPGNSPFAGSTLFKDPFSAPGSSPVSGSSSLLSPSPSAEPFSASQDPFGNGQVSSATDPFASQTNPFDAGSVFPGPTPFPPSGAMPSFPASPLSVSGTGEQDKKTGISGKMAGMSGNLVAGISELANSLVSNLRNLTKGKSLMDKLERIKEGNNHEDADSLQLLGTLGYENTIKKAKVDKSISVSDKSPFAPNDSVDHLLQPPSPFSKGSTADIHANDSASNDFVKVTPIENPLFDFPEALKIENNLHTSPSTRTDVFEDVKGKINSTTNEPKFVGKQENLIPEMPSLPASMKQRPSSPLYKPDPVPKQKSVSSDDVDSSVLYMSKELEDVREKLELSTGNVSQVFSMFEELSGNVTSLGDSVKFLQSSSDDVLKATGMKFDGLDERVGQLESRLSGIEQQVSHVQSENKNIMSSLSSIEQHISELVESYTALVSKMQETSQETDDRLSGLSSKIGLMESLVPRFANMEKSGAETSVAVQDLTGNISTLATDVSNVSASQQEIRDEMTELSKYVEGELKKIGASGYKVAGQSIQLTRIMKNSTSIKLCMEWLEFLMELVGRNNLPDILSYYEELGWITEEVRMELMRYAEGIDFYMEKPDWKLTPDDHVKSIWFIENLAGIKVDKNKLSVIDRDIEKVRKSSEIYNI; encoded by the coding sequence ATGAGTAAATTACCATGGGAACAGCCAGGCCAGAAAAAGGGCCAAGAGCCAAATACTAATACTCCTGCAGGTGCACCTCCTTTTGCAGCTGGTGCTCCTATCCCCGATCTTTTCCAAAAGGCTTTCTCAGGAGAAGTAATTCAGGAGACAAGTATTTCTCCCCTTCCTCAGGAGAATAACTCTTCTCAACCACCTTCCAATATGGCTCCACCTTTGTTTTCTATGGAAATGCCTGATCTTAATTCTCTCCAATCTAATCATAAACCACTAACCAATCTGAATCCTTCCTCTGTAATAGGTGGAAAACAAGAGTCTTTGCCATCTTTTTTGTCTCAGGGGCCACAAGTGACATTTCCAGGGCCAGGGGCTCCCTCCGCTGATGTAAAAGATTCATCTAAATCTCAGAACGCTAAGAAAAAACAATTGCCGCTTTTTGAAATGGCAGTGTCAGATGACAGTGTCAAGGATGGAAATTCGGTACCTTCTACAACTAATGCTATTATTTCTCCTTTTCTTTCAGGGCTTTCTACTCCCAGTCCTATGTTGAATGAATCAGAGAAACCAAATTTGCCCTTATTTCCAGCACCTGCTGAAAACACTATATCCTCTCCTTTTATCCAGAATACTCAAGTTTTAGGAGACGTGACTCCCCCTCCTCAAAATATAACTCCAGCTTCGGTTCAGTTTTTGCCATTCTCATCAATTCAGGCATCTACGTCTCCAATCCCTCCTGCCATAGTTTCTGGTCCTGGTAATCCATTTGAAGCTACCTCATCAGGCAGTGTAGCTCCCGTTTTCCCGGGAGGGCCATCTTTTGATGCTCCAGGCAACTCTCCATTTGCTGGGTCCACTTTGTTTAAGGATCCGTTCTCCGCACCTGGCTCTTCTCCAGTATCGGGTAGTTCTTCCCTCCTTTCACCCTCTCCTTCTGCAGAACCTTTTTCTGCTTCTCAGGATCCTTTTGGTAATGGTCAGGTTAGTTCTGCTACTGATCCATTTGCAAGTCAAACCAATCCATTTGATGCGGGTTCTGTTTTTCCGGGTCCTACTCCATTTCCACCTTCCGGTGCTATGCCATCTTTCCCAGCCAGTCCTCTTTCGGTATCTGGTACTGGGGAACAAGATAAAAAGACAGGTATCAGTGGAAAGATGGCTGGAATGTCCGGGAACTTGGTGGCAGGCATAAGTGAGTTGGCAAACTCCCTTGTGTCCAATCTTCGTAATCTTACTAAAGGTAAGAGCTTGATGGATAAACTTGAGCGAATAAAAGAAGGCAATAATCACGAAGATGCTGATTCTTTACAGTTACTCGGCACTTTGGGATATGAAAATACAATAAAGAAAGCAAAAGTTGATAAATCGATTTCAGTTTCAGATAAATCTCCTTTTGCACCTAATGATAGTGTGGATCATTTGTTACAGCCTCCTTCTCCATTTTCAAAAGGTAGTACGGCGGATATTCATGCAAATGATAGTGCGTCCAACGACTTTGTGAAGGTAACGCCAATAGAAAATCCATTGTTTGATTTCCCTGAGGCACTGAAGATAGAGAATAACTTACATACGTCTCCTTCCACTCGTACGGATGTCTTTGAAGATGTTAAAGGGAAAATCAATAGCACAACGAATGAGCCTAAATTTGTGGGAAAGCAGGAAAATTTAATCCCTGAAATGCCTTCTCTTCCTGCAAGCATGAAGCAGAGGCCATCGAGTCCTCTTTATAAACCCGATCCTGTTCCTAAACAGAAATCTGTATCTTCTGATGATGTGGATAGCAGTGTTTTGTATATGTCTAAAGAACTAGAAGATGTAAGAGAAAAGCTGGAACTATCTACAGGAAATGTTTCTCAGGTTTTTAGTATGTTTGAGGAGCTTTCAGGAAATGTAACTTCTCTTGGGGATTCGGTGAAATTTCTGCAAAGCTCTTCTGATGATGTGCTGAAAGCAACAGGTATGAAATTCGATGGTCTGGATGAGCGTGTAGGGCAACTGGAATCACGTCTTTCAGGAATCGAACAACAAGTATCTCATGTTCAGTCTGAGAATAAGAATATCATGTCAAGTCTTTCCAGTATTGAACAGCATATATCTGAGCTTGTGGAATCGTATACAGCTCTTGTTTCGAAGATGCAGGAGACATCTCAGGAAACTGACGATCGTTTATCTGGTCTGTCAAGTAAAATCGGGTTGATGGAGAGTCTGGTTCCAAGATTTGCCAATATGGAGAAATCAGGTGCTGAAACGTCTGTAGCTGTGCAAGACCTGACGGGAAACATTTCAACGCTTGCAACTGATGTTTCTAACGTTTCAGCTTCGCAGCAGGAGATTCGGGATGAAATGACAGAGCTATCCAAGTATGTGGAGGGAGAGCTTAAAAAAATAGGGGCAAGCGGCTATAAAGTGGCAGGTCAGAGCATACAACTTACACGCATAATGAAAAATTCCACAAGTATTAAGTTGTGTATGGAATGGCTTGAGTTCCTTATGGAGCTCGTTGGGCGTAATAATCTTCCAGATATCCTCTCTTATTATGAGGAGCTTGGCTGGATCACAGAAGAGGTGCGTATGGAACTCATGAGATATGCTGAAGGCATCGATTTCTATATGGAGAAGCCCGACTGGAAGCTGACTCCTGATGACCATGTGAAATCTATCTGGTTCATTGAAAACCTTGCAGGGATCAAAGTTGACAAGAATAAACTCTCTGTTATCGATCGGGATATTGAAAAAGTAAGAAAGAGTTCAGAGATATACAATATTTGA
- the thiI gene encoding tRNA uracil 4-sulfurtransferase ThiI yields MKDIVIVRYGELALKSPGVRNHYEKILMRNISAMLNQRSVEYSGLSREWGRIFIRTSDERAANAAADVFGVVSASFANAVDANLEDISKKCADIGSEFIHEGDSFAIRARRTGNHAFSSQDVGMKCGDAVWERLVLEGKTPAVNLKTPDKEIFVEVRQKEAYVFTENFRGVGGLPLGTQGKMVALVSGGIDSPVAVWLMMKRGVEIIPVYCSNEPYADDSTRQRALDSINVLQQWAPGRPLKIYEIPHGCSLKAFVEQCSRNKTCVLCKRTMYRVAYEIMKLEGATGVITGSSLGQVASQTSANMYAELYGLAIPLYHPLIALDKSDIIDLARKIGSYDVSIRPVTCCSAVPEKPETRAEYDSLLAEESKVDIDVLVTSSVAGAKVFRL; encoded by the coding sequence ATGAAAGACATAGTAATTGTTAGATATGGGGAGCTGGCGCTGAAAAGTCCGGGCGTAAGGAATCACTATGAAAAGATCCTTATGCGCAATATCTCTGCAATGCTTAATCAGCGCAGTGTAGAGTATTCAGGATTAAGCAGGGAATGGGGAAGAATATTTATCCGTACTTCCGATGAAAGGGCAGCCAATGCTGCTGCTGATGTTTTTGGTGTAGTCTCTGCGTCATTTGCAAATGCTGTTGATGCGAATCTTGAAGATATATCAAAGAAATGCGCTGATATTGGTTCAGAATTTATTCATGAAGGTGATTCTTTTGCCATAAGGGCTCGAAGGACAGGTAATCATGCTTTTTCTTCTCAAGATGTAGGGATGAAATGCGGAGATGCTGTGTGGGAGCGTTTAGTTTTAGAAGGTAAAACTCCTGCAGTGAATCTTAAAACTCCGGATAAGGAGATCTTCGTAGAGGTTCGCCAGAAGGAGGCTTATGTCTTTACGGAAAATTTCAGAGGTGTGGGTGGTCTTCCACTGGGGACTCAGGGAAAAATGGTTGCCTTGGTATCAGGTGGGATCGATTCTCCTGTAGCTGTTTGGCTCATGATGAAAAGGGGAGTTGAGATTATTCCGGTGTATTGTAGCAATGAACCCTATGCAGATGATTCTACAAGGCAGCGTGCACTGGATAGTATAAATGTGTTGCAGCAATGGGCTCCCGGTCGTCCATTAAAAATATATGAAATTCCTCATGGATGCTCTCTGAAGGCTTTTGTGGAGCAGTGTTCCCGGAATAAAACCTGTGTATTGTGTAAAAGGACTATGTACAGGGTTGCTTATGAAATAATGAAACTTGAAGGTGCTACAGGGGTCATAACTGGTTCTTCTCTAGGTCAGGTAGCTTCCCAGACATCTGCAAATATGTACGCTGAGCTTTACGGTCTTGCAATTCCTCTCTATCATCCACTGATAGCACTTGATAAGTCTGATATAATAGATCTTGCAAGGAAGATAGGTTCTTATGATGTATCTATCAGGCCTGTAACATGCTGTTCAGCTGTGCCTGAAAAGCCTGAAACAAGGGCTGAGTATGATTCTCTGCTCGCTGAAGAAAGCAAAGTGGACATTGATGTTCTGGTAACGTCTTCTGTAGCTGGGGCGAAAGTATTCAGATTGTGA
- a CDS encoding acylphosphatase: protein MENGHVLIEVHICGRVQGVYFRQFTKNIAQELGIRGYTRNLPNGCVQVLAEGSKGVVELFVQKLRVGPPMSHVDSLEIEWKKPSGEFTGFVIRR, encoded by the coding sequence ATGGAAAATGGGCACGTACTTATCGAGGTCCATATATGTGGAAGGGTTCAGGGAGTTTATTTCCGGCAGTTCACAAAGAATATTGCACAAGAGCTTGGTATCCGAGGTTATACCCGTAATCTTCCTAACGGTTGTGTGCAGGTGCTGGCCGAAGGGTCTAAGGGGGTTGTGGAATTATTTGTGCAAAAACTCAGAGTAGGTCCGCCTATGTCTCATGTGGATTCTCTGGAGATCGAATGGAAAAAGCCTTCCGGTGAATTCACGGGCTTTGTCATCAGGCGTTGA
- a CDS encoding threonine--tRNA ligase, producing MQLLLIHSDYIEYEVKKSTPVAEKIEDPMKSGRLEDALTVFIAVEKTDEVNPDEVVQKGISEIEKVIGQVKTNNVMLYPYAHLSSNLSSPKVAVYVLTAMEKELSGKYTVKRAPFGWYKAFKISCKGHPLSELSRSISPENKDGVNVVCALEGKPEVISEALKAESTAKSYWRILTPDGELHEMDGFDFKVHENLGKFVDYEISKKREVEKAPPHVELMRRLEIADYEPGSDSGNMRFYPKGRLIKSLLENYVVEESLKVGAMEVETPLMYDMNHPTLKKYLDRFPARQYSIESDKRQLFLRFAACFGQFLINHDMTMSYKNLPLKMIELTRYSFRKEQRGELVGLRRLRAFTMPDMHTLCHDMSQAVAQFEEQYNMCIRILDQVGIKVDDFEVAIRFTRDFYEENKDFITNLARTVNKPVLVEMWDTRFFYFVLKFEFNFVDALAKASALSTVQIDVENAERYDIKYIDVTGEEKRPTILHCSPSGAIERCIYGLLEKEAMRAERGKVPMLPVWLSPTQVRVLPVSEKHLEFSKQVSEKLNCRVDIDDREDTVGKRIREAGREWVPYVVVIGDKEVETGKINVTVRAESQSNRPKTVEMSLEELNARIQAEIAGLPYRGLPLAKMLSLRPKFI from the coding sequence ATGCAGCTATTGCTCATCCATTCTGATTATATCGAATACGAGGTCAAAAAAAGCACCCCGGTGGCAGAGAAGATCGAAGATCCAATGAAATCTGGCAGGCTAGAGGATGCTCTCACAGTTTTCATAGCCGTAGAGAAGACCGATGAGGTGAACCCCGATGAAGTGGTCCAAAAAGGTATCTCCGAGATAGAGAAGGTTATAGGGCAGGTAAAAACTAACAACGTTATGCTTTACCCTTATGCTCATCTAAGTTCAAATCTATCTTCTCCGAAAGTTGCAGTTTATGTGCTTACAGCCATGGAAAAAGAACTCTCTGGAAAGTACACTGTAAAAAGAGCTCCATTTGGCTGGTACAAAGCTTTCAAGATCAGTTGCAAAGGTCATCCGCTGTCTGAGCTTTCTCGTTCAATATCTCCGGAGAACAAAGATGGTGTTAATGTTGTCTGTGCTCTTGAAGGAAAGCCTGAAGTGATCTCTGAGGCCCTGAAAGCCGAGAGCACTGCCAAATCATACTGGCGTATACTGACTCCCGATGGCGAGCTTCACGAAATGGATGGTTTTGATTTCAAAGTTCATGAGAACCTTGGTAAGTTCGTGGATTATGAGATCTCCAAGAAAAGAGAAGTTGAAAAGGCACCACCTCATGTTGAGCTTATGCGCAGGTTGGAAATAGCCGATTATGAGCCAGGATCAGATTCCGGTAACATGCGTTTTTATCCCAAAGGCAGGCTTATCAAGTCCTTACTGGAAAATTACGTAGTTGAGGAGTCACTCAAGGTGGGGGCTATGGAAGTTGAAACTCCTTTGATGTATGATATGAATCATCCAACCCTCAAGAAATATCTTGACAGGTTCCCGGCAAGGCAGTACTCCATAGAATCCGATAAAAGGCAGCTTTTCCTGAGGTTTGCTGCATGTTTCGGTCAATTCCTTATCAATCATGATATGACTATGTCTTACAAGAACCTGCCTCTGAAGATGATCGAGCTAACTCGTTACAGTTTCCGTAAGGAGCAGAGGGGAGAGCTTGTGGGTCTGCGTCGCCTGAGGGCATTCACTATGCCTGATATGCACACTCTTTGTCATGACATGAGCCAGGCTGTTGCTCAGTTCGAAGAACAGTATAATATGTGTATCCGCATTTTGGACCAGGTAGGTATCAAAGTTGATGACTTCGAGGTTGCCATCAGGTTCACAAGGGATTTCTACGAGGAGAATAAGGACTTCATCACTAACCTTGCCCGTACTGTGAACAAGCCGGTGCTTGTAGAGATGTGGGACACAAGGTTCTTCTATTTCGTTCTTAAGTTCGAGTTTAACTTTGTGGATGCTCTGGCAAAGGCAAGTGCTCTTTCCACAGTGCAGATAGATGTAGAGAATGCTGAAAGATATGACATAAAATATATTGATGTTACTGGTGAAGAAAAACGTCCGACCATCCTCCATTGCTCTCCAAGTGGAGCTATCGAGCGCTGTATTTACGGCTTGCTGGAAAAAGAGGCTATGAGGGCTGAACGTGGTAAGGTTCCTATGCTTCCGGTATGGCTTTCTCCAACTCAGGTAAGAGTGCTTCCTGTATCTGAAAAACATTTAGAGTTTTCAAAGCAGGTCTCTGAAAAGTTGAACTGTCGTGTGGATATCGATGACCGGGAAGACACTGTAGGTAAGCGTATACGTGAAGCGGGACGCGAATGGGTACCTTATGTAGTAGTTATCGGGGACAAGGAAGTCGAGACTGGCAAGATTAATGTAACAGTACGTGCTGAATCTCAGTCCAATCGTCCTAAGACTGTGGAGATGTCACTTGAGGAACTAAATGCCCGCATACAGGCAGAAATTGCTGGCTTGCCATACAGAGGTTTGCCTCTGGCAAAGATGTTGTCCTTGAGACCAAAGTTCATATAA
- a CDS encoding AI-2E family transporter, with protein MQLGQLDGISVLISSRLKIAVVLIIILLSLILASIFLPLADGIVLGLVLAYIARPIYLKLHRYQRLGALLATLIIVMPVVLIIGSGIFEITRLMSWIFENQGLFINNLFDFIASVDVPPQYNEPIRQFIWDTSTSILPLLSGFGLLSYAKSILMFILNLVISVLVCYFLLADGYKVYKNIVSFMPVDNRPWVAEYIKHLDLILKGVFIGNAYAALFVSVTSLIVFYLFGFSHILALATLIFIASIVPLFAGYTVLIALAIIRYFQMGLESALLFFIVASIVIYLPPEFILRPYLASMHSRVHPLLIMLSFLGGAFVGGISGFFLAPIILACLISAYRVHMGTPVYGETKKTDTSA; from the coding sequence ATGCAGTTAGGTCAATTAGATGGTATTTCTGTGCTTATATCTTCCAGATTAAAGATAGCTGTCGTTTTGATCATTATACTGCTTTCACTGATACTTGCTTCTATTTTCCTCCCTCTTGCGGATGGTATAGTACTGGGTTTAGTTCTAGCATATATAGCAAGGCCAATATATCTTAAGTTACATCGCTATCAACGTCTAGGTGCGCTGTTAGCCACTCTTATTATTGTAATGCCAGTAGTCTTGATCATTGGTTCCGGCATATTTGAGATAACAAGGTTAATGAGCTGGATATTTGAAAACCAGGGTTTATTCATTAATAATCTATTTGATTTTATTGCATCTGTAGATGTACCACCTCAATATAATGAGCCAATCCGGCAATTTATATGGGATACGTCTACCTCCATCCTCCCTTTACTGAGTGGGTTTGGTTTGCTATCATATGCAAAGAGCATTTTAATGTTCATTCTCAATCTGGTCATATCTGTGTTGGTCTGTTACTTCCTTCTGGCTGACGGCTACAAGGTCTACAAAAATATAGTGTCTTTCATGCCAGTGGACAACAGGCCGTGGGTTGCAGAATATATAAAACACCTTGACCTGATACTCAAAGGTGTGTTCATTGGCAATGCTTATGCTGCTTTATTTGTAAGTGTAACTTCCCTGATTGTATTTTATTTGTTTGGCTTTTCCCATATCCTGGCTCTTGCAACTTTAATATTCATTGCATCTATAGTTCCTCTATTTGCGGGTTATACCGTTCTCATTGCTCTTGCAATAATCCGCTATTTCCAGATGGGACTTGAGTCAGCTTTATTATTCTTTATTGTTGCTTCCATTGTAATTTACCTGCCACCCGAATTTATACTCCGGCCGTACCTTGCAAGCATGCATTCGCGTGTGCATCCTCTACTAATAATGCTTTCTTTCTTAGGTGGTGCTTTTGTAGGGGGCATTTCCGGGTTCTTTTTGGCACCTATCATCTTGGCTTGCTTGATATCTGCCTACAGAGTTCATATGGGAACTCCTGTTTATGGTGAAACGAAAAAAACTGATACTTCTGCATGA